One stretch of Rosistilla oblonga DNA includes these proteins:
- a CDS encoding DUF1573 domain-containing protein: MCGRANAQQSWAKGLFAETQHDFGAVSRGSNAEFHFDFKNTLDKDILITKLQTSCGCTQPSIAKGRIAPGETGTVVAKFNTTSFTGQKSAVVTVVFAEPQHAEVQLNVSGFIRTDVVVEPAEVNFGSFRDGDAKPVTLKISYTGSSAWRIEDVRSQFSQLQVSLERRDTSARGISYLMKVGLKKDSPVGEFRERMTLITNEQKTPTIALDVIGRVEPDLILTPASLNLGSVPKGGMISKRLVLRGPEAFEVKDIKCKDLRFQFTKPEGKKKLHFVNVQFASGQAAGKIFDSIEIQTDLNGGSNATCPVSGEVL; encoded by the coding sequence TTGTGTGGTCGGGCAAACGCACAACAATCGTGGGCGAAGGGTCTGTTTGCCGAAACTCAACACGACTTTGGAGCGGTTAGTCGGGGATCAAACGCCGAATTCCACTTCGACTTTAAGAACACGCTCGACAAAGACATCCTGATCACCAAACTGCAGACCAGTTGCGGGTGCACTCAGCCGTCTATCGCCAAAGGGCGGATCGCTCCCGGGGAAACGGGGACGGTGGTGGCGAAGTTTAACACAACATCTTTCACCGGACAAAAATCGGCGGTAGTGACGGTCGTCTTCGCCGAACCACAGCATGCCGAAGTCCAGTTGAATGTCTCCGGATTCATCCGCACCGACGTCGTCGTCGAACCCGCCGAAGTCAATTTCGGTTCGTTCCGCGACGGCGATGCCAAGCCGGTGACGCTGAAGATCTCCTACACCGGCAGCTCCGCCTGGCGGATCGAAGATGTCCGCAGCCAGTTCAGCCAGTTGCAAGTGTCGCTAGAACGCCGCGATACCTCGGCGCGTGGGATCTCCTACCTGATGAAGGTCGGTTTGAAGAAGGATTCTCCGGTCGGCGAGTTTCGCGAGCGGATGACATTGATCACCAACGAACAGAAGACACCCACGATCGCGTTGGACGTGATCGGTCGGGTCGAACCCGATTTAATTCTGACCCCGGCGTCGCTGAATCTCGGCTCGGTCCCCAAGGGAGGAATGATCAGCAAGCGGTTGGTGCTTCGCGGTCCCGAGGCGTTTGAAGTCAAAGATATCAAGTGCAAGGATCTGCGATTCCAGTTCACCAAGCCCGAGGGAAAAAAGAAGCTGCATTTCGTCAACGTGCAGTTCGCTTCGGGACAAGCTGCTGGCAAAATCTTCGATTCGATCGAGATTCAAACCGATCTCAATGGCGGCAGCAACGCCACGTGCCCGGTTTCGGGCGAAGTGCTGTAA
- a CDS encoding enoyl-CoA hydratase/isomerase family protein, which yields MTAVNVLVNSPSGTIQLTRPDQRNALDRSAVEQISQAFFDLHQEKKVRGVILTASGTDFCAGLDLKEMHQTASGDPNSALGAWHDDWTQLRDLLETMLRFPKPIIAAIDGTALGAGLGLALAADLIVAAPSATFGVPAVRRGLISGVVSPLLCFRSGGKTAARMMLTGQSIDAQEALRLNLIDEIVDADKIWVRANELVAECAAAPAEAIQLSKRLLNETIGETLLTQMSVGAAMGATACTTEAAAEGLAAFKEKREPNWP from the coding sequence GTGACCGCAGTTAATGTTCTCGTCAATTCGCCCAGTGGCACGATCCAGCTGACGCGGCCCGACCAACGCAACGCCTTGGATCGTTCGGCGGTCGAACAAATCTCCCAAGCTTTCTTCGATCTGCATCAAGAGAAGAAGGTCCGCGGCGTGATCCTGACAGCCAGCGGCACCGACTTTTGCGCCGGTCTCGACCTCAAAGAGATGCATCAGACCGCTAGCGGCGATCCCAATTCAGCGCTTGGTGCATGGCACGACGACTGGACTCAATTGCGCGACTTATTGGAGACGATGTTGCGGTTTCCCAAACCGATCATCGCCGCAATCGACGGCACCGCGTTAGGCGCCGGGCTCGGACTCGCTCTGGCTGCCGATCTGATCGTCGCCGCCCCGTCGGCAACTTTTGGAGTCCCCGCGGTTCGTCGCGGGCTGATCAGCGGCGTCGTCTCACCGCTACTCTGCTTCCGCAGCGGCGGCAAGACTGCAGCTCGCATGATGCTGACCGGGCAATCGATCGACGCCCAAGAAGCGTTGCGTTTGAACTTGATCGATGAGATCGTCGACGCCGACAAAATCTGGGTCCGCGCCAATGAATTGGTTGCCGAATGCGCCGCGGCGCCAGCCGAAGCGATTCAATTGAGCAAGCGGTTGCTGAATGAAACGATCGGCGAAACGCTGCTAACTCAAATGTCGGTCGGTGCGGCGATGGGAGCGACAGCTTGCACGACCGAAGCGGCAGCCGAGGGCTTGGCTGCGTTTAAAGAAAAACGCGAGCCGAATTGGCCGTAG
- the pdxH gene encoding pyridoxamine 5'-phosphate oxidase, with protein MDLSELRQEYAGQPLDVDSVDPNPFQQFTAWFDQASTAELLEPNAMVLATVDADGRPSQRTVLLKYFDESGFVFFTNYGSRKAQQIAANSHVSLLFQWLPLHRQVEVDGVATKVSSAESLKYFLKRPRESQLGAWVSRQSEVVSHRQLLEAKLEEMKTRFGKGEIPLPSFWGGFRIAPTRLEFWQGGPGRLHDRIEFRSDGRGGWNRSRLSP; from the coding sequence GTGGATCTTTCAGAGCTTCGACAAGAGTATGCCGGGCAACCATTGGATGTCGATTCGGTCGATCCGAATCCCTTCCAACAGTTCACCGCTTGGTTCGACCAGGCGTCGACGGCTGAACTGTTGGAACCCAACGCGATGGTTCTGGCGACAGTCGATGCCGACGGGCGACCGAGCCAACGGACCGTGCTGTTGAAGTACTTCGACGAATCGGGATTCGTCTTCTTCACGAACTACGGCAGCCGCAAGGCGCAACAGATCGCCGCCAATTCACACGTCTCGCTACTGTTCCAATGGCTGCCACTGCACCGGCAGGTCGAGGTAGATGGCGTCGCGACGAAGGTCTCGTCGGCGGAATCATTGAAATATTTTCTGAAGCGGCCACGGGAAAGCCAACTGGGGGCGTGGGTCTCGCGGCAGAGCGAAGTCGTCTCGCATCGGCAGTTGTTAGAGGCGAAGTTGGAGGAAATGAAAACTCGCTTCGGCAAAGGAGAAATACCGTTGCCGAGCTTTTGGGGAGGCTTCCGCATCGCCCCCACGCGACTCGAATTCTGGCAGGGGGGCCCGGGACGATTGCACGATCGGATCGAGTTCCGAAGCGACGGAAGAGGGGGCTGGAATCGGAGCCGACTGTCCCCCTAA